A section of the Cinclus cinclus chromosome 27, bCinCin1.1, whole genome shotgun sequence genome encodes:
- the TMEM183A gene encoding transmembrane protein 183A isoform X4, whose amino-acid sequence MAPRGRPAAAAAMPRRGARKRLKFRADDVCSERVTVADYANSDPAVVKSGRVKKAVANAVQQEVKSLCGLEASCVPTEEVLSMSGESCDSSDEMDTKESINGRAASRKKKSKRHKDVMSCANTPSLPLEDAEGGGGEEYPIDIWLLLASYIRPEDIVRFSLICKKAWTVTCTAAFWTRLYRRHYSLDAYLPLRLRPESMEKLHCLRACVIRSLFHMYEPFAARLSRNPTIPDSTPSTLKNSRSPRFKSKCCKGLQPPIQYEEVHTNPDQDCCLLQITTFNFIFVPIVMGMIFTLFSISVSTDMRHHRVRLVFQDTPVRNGKKPRVEQGVQVVLDPVHSVRLLDWWHPQYPFSPKA is encoded by the exons TGACGGTGGCAGATTATGCCAACTCAGACCCAGCTGTTGTGAAGTCTGGACGGGTGAAGAAAGCTGTGGCCAACGCAGTGCAGCAGGAAG TAAAATCCCTGTGTGGCTTGGAAGCTTCCTGTGTCCCTACTGAGGAAGTTCTCTCCATGTCAGGAGAGTCCTGTGACAGCAGCGATGAGATGGATACCAAGGAGAGCATCAACGGGAGGGCTGCCTCgaggaaaaagaagagcaaaaggCACAAAG ATGTGATGTCCTGTGCCAATACACCCTCGTTGCCTTTAGAAGATGCCgaagggggaggaggagaggaataTCCCATTGACATCTGGCTGCTTCTGGCTTCCTACATCCGCCCTGAGGACATTGTCCGGTTCTCTCTGATCTGCAAGAAAGCGTGGACTGTCACttgcactgctgccttttggACCAGGCTCTACAGAAG GCACTACAGCCTGGACGCGTACCTGCCGCTGCGCCTGCGCCCCGAGTCCATGGAGAAGCTGCACTGCCTGCGCGCCTGCGTCATCCGCTCCCTGTTCCACATGTACGAGCCCTTCGCTGCCCGCCTCTCCAGGAACCCCACCATCCCCGACAGTACTCCCAGCACTTTAAAGAATTCCAGA TCTCCCAGATTTAAGAGCAAGTGTTGCAAAGGTCTCCAGCCCCCAATCCAGTATGAGGAAGTGCACACAAATCCAGATCAGGattgctgcctgctgcagatCACCACCTTCAACTTCATCTTCGTGCCAATCGTCATGGGCATGATCTTCACTTTG TTCTCCATCTCGGTGAGCACAGACATGCGGCACCACCGCGTGCGCCTGGTATTCCAGGACACGCCTGTGCGCAACGGGAAGAAGCCGCGCGTGGAGCAGGGGGTGCAGGTGGTACTGGACCCTGTGCATAGTGTCAGGCTCCTGGATTGGTGGCACCCACAGTACCCCTTCTCCCCAAAGGCTTAG
- the TMEM183A gene encoding transmembrane protein 183A isoform X8, which yields MSGESCDSSDEMDTKESINGRAASRKKKSKRHKDVMSCANTPSLPLEDAEGGGGEEYPIDIWLLLASYIRPEDIVRFSLICKKAWTVTCTAAFWTRLYRRHYSLDAYLPLRLRPESMEKLHCLRACVIRSLFHMYEPFAARLSRNPTIPDSTPSTLKNSRCLLFWCKKIVGNRQEAMWEFNFKFKKQSPRFKSKCCKGLQPPIQYEEVHTNPDQDCCLLQITTFNFIFVPIVMGMIFTLFSISVSTDMRHHRVRLVFQDTPVRNGKKPRVEQGVQVVLDPVHSVRLLDWWHPQYPFSPKA from the exons ATGTCAGGAGAGTCCTGTGACAGCAGCGATGAGATGGATACCAAGGAGAGCATCAACGGGAGGGCTGCCTCgaggaaaaagaagagcaaaaggCACAAAG ATGTGATGTCCTGTGCCAATACACCCTCGTTGCCTTTAGAAGATGCCgaagggggaggaggagaggaataTCCCATTGACATCTGGCTGCTTCTGGCTTCCTACATCCGCCCTGAGGACATTGTCCGGTTCTCTCTGATCTGCAAGAAAGCGTGGACTGTCACttgcactgctgccttttggACCAGGCTCTACAGAAG GCACTACAGCCTGGACGCGTACCTGCCGCTGCGCCTGCGCCCCGAGTCCATGGAGAAGCTGCACTGCCTGCGCGCCTGCGTCATCCGCTCCCTGTTCCACATGTACGAGCCCTTCGCTGCCCGCCTCTCCAGGAACCCCACCATCCCCGACAGTACTCCCAGCACTTTAAAGAATTCCAGA TGTCTGCTTTTCTGGTGCAAAAAGATTGTAGGGAACAGACAAGAAGCAATGTGGGAGTTCAACTTTAAGTTCAAAAAGCAG TCTCCCAGATTTAAGAGCAAGTGTTGCAAAGGTCTCCAGCCCCCAATCCAGTATGAGGAAGTGCACACAAATCCAGATCAGGattgctgcctgctgcagatCACCACCTTCAACTTCATCTTCGTGCCAATCGTCATGGGCATGATCTTCACTTTG TTCTCCATCTCGGTGAGCACAGACATGCGGCACCACCGCGTGCGCCTGGTATTCCAGGACACGCCTGTGCGCAACGGGAAGAAGCCGCGCGTGGAGCAGGGGGTGCAGGTGGTACTGGACCCTGTGCATAGTGTCAGGCTCCTGGATTGGTGGCACCCACAGTACCCCTTCTCCCCAAAGGCTTAG
- the TMEM183A gene encoding transmembrane protein 183A isoform X5, which yields MAPRGRPAAAAAMPRRGARKRLKFRADDVCSERVKSLCGLEASCVPTEEVLSMSGESCDSSDEMDTKESINGRAASRKKKSKRHKEDAEGGGGEEYPIDIWLLLASYIRPEDIVRFSLICKKAWTVTCTAAFWTRLYRRHYSLDAYLPLRLRPESMEKLHCLRACVIRSLFHMYEPFAARLSRNPTIPDSTPSTLKNSRCLLFWCKKIVGNRQEAMWEFNFKFKKQSPRFKSKCCKGLQPPIQYEEVHTNPDQDCCLLQITTFNFIFVPIVMGMIFTLFSISVSTDMRHHRVRLVFQDTPVRNGKKPRVEQGVQVVLDPVHSVRLLDWWHPQYPFSPKA from the exons TAAAATCCCTGTGTGGCTTGGAAGCTTCCTGTGTCCCTACTGAGGAAGTTCTCTCCATGTCAGGAGAGTCCTGTGACAGCAGCGATGAGATGGATACCAAGGAGAGCATCAACGGGAGGGCTGCCTCgaggaaaaagaagagcaaaaggCACAAAG AAGATGCCgaagggggaggaggagaggaataTCCCATTGACATCTGGCTGCTTCTGGCTTCCTACATCCGCCCTGAGGACATTGTCCGGTTCTCTCTGATCTGCAAGAAAGCGTGGACTGTCACttgcactgctgccttttggACCAGGCTCTACAGAAG GCACTACAGCCTGGACGCGTACCTGCCGCTGCGCCTGCGCCCCGAGTCCATGGAGAAGCTGCACTGCCTGCGCGCCTGCGTCATCCGCTCCCTGTTCCACATGTACGAGCCCTTCGCTGCCCGCCTCTCCAGGAACCCCACCATCCCCGACAGTACTCCCAGCACTTTAAAGAATTCCAGA TGTCTGCTTTTCTGGTGCAAAAAGATTGTAGGGAACAGACAAGAAGCAATGTGGGAGTTCAACTTTAAGTTCAAAAAGCAG TCTCCCAGATTTAAGAGCAAGTGTTGCAAAGGTCTCCAGCCCCCAATCCAGTATGAGGAAGTGCACACAAATCCAGATCAGGattgctgcctgctgcagatCACCACCTTCAACTTCATCTTCGTGCCAATCGTCATGGGCATGATCTTCACTTTG TTCTCCATCTCGGTGAGCACAGACATGCGGCACCACCGCGTGCGCCTGGTATTCCAGGACACGCCTGTGCGCAACGGGAAGAAGCCGCGCGTGGAGCAGGGGGTGCAGGTGGTACTGGACCCTGTGCATAGTGTCAGGCTCCTGGATTGGTGGCACCCACAGTACCCCTTCTCCCCAAAGGCTTAG
- the TMEM183A gene encoding transmembrane protein 183A isoform X2, translated as MAPRGRPAAAAAMPRRGARKRLKFRADDVCSERVTVADYANSDPAVVKSGRVKKAVANAVQQEVKSLCGLEASCVPTEEVLSMSGESCDSSDEMDTKESINGRAASRKKKSKRHKEDAEGGGGEEYPIDIWLLLASYIRPEDIVRFSLICKKAWTVTCTAAFWTRLYRRHYSLDAYLPLRLRPESMEKLHCLRACVIRSLFHMYEPFAARLSRNPTIPDSTPSTLKNSRCLLFWCKKIVGNRQEAMWEFNFKFKKQSPRFKSKCCKGLQPPIQYEEVHTNPDQDCCLLQITTFNFIFVPIVMGMIFTLFSISVSTDMRHHRVRLVFQDTPVRNGKKPRVEQGVQVVLDPVHSVRLLDWWHPQYPFSPKA; from the exons TGACGGTGGCAGATTATGCCAACTCAGACCCAGCTGTTGTGAAGTCTGGACGGGTGAAGAAAGCTGTGGCCAACGCAGTGCAGCAGGAAG TAAAATCCCTGTGTGGCTTGGAAGCTTCCTGTGTCCCTACTGAGGAAGTTCTCTCCATGTCAGGAGAGTCCTGTGACAGCAGCGATGAGATGGATACCAAGGAGAGCATCAACGGGAGGGCTGCCTCgaggaaaaagaagagcaaaaggCACAAAG AAGATGCCgaagggggaggaggagaggaataTCCCATTGACATCTGGCTGCTTCTGGCTTCCTACATCCGCCCTGAGGACATTGTCCGGTTCTCTCTGATCTGCAAGAAAGCGTGGACTGTCACttgcactgctgccttttggACCAGGCTCTACAGAAG GCACTACAGCCTGGACGCGTACCTGCCGCTGCGCCTGCGCCCCGAGTCCATGGAGAAGCTGCACTGCCTGCGCGCCTGCGTCATCCGCTCCCTGTTCCACATGTACGAGCCCTTCGCTGCCCGCCTCTCCAGGAACCCCACCATCCCCGACAGTACTCCCAGCACTTTAAAGAATTCCAGA TGTCTGCTTTTCTGGTGCAAAAAGATTGTAGGGAACAGACAAGAAGCAATGTGGGAGTTCAACTTTAAGTTCAAAAAGCAG TCTCCCAGATTTAAGAGCAAGTGTTGCAAAGGTCTCCAGCCCCCAATCCAGTATGAGGAAGTGCACACAAATCCAGATCAGGattgctgcctgctgcagatCACCACCTTCAACTTCATCTTCGTGCCAATCGTCATGGGCATGATCTTCACTTTG TTCTCCATCTCGGTGAGCACAGACATGCGGCACCACCGCGTGCGCCTGGTATTCCAGGACACGCCTGTGCGCAACGGGAAGAAGCCGCGCGTGGAGCAGGGGGTGCAGGTGGTACTGGACCCTGTGCATAGTGTCAGGCTCCTGGATTGGTGGCACCCACAGTACCCCTTCTCCCCAAAGGCTTAG
- the TMEM183A gene encoding transmembrane protein 183A isoform X1 — protein MAPRGRPAAAAAMPRRGARKRLKFRADDVCSERVTVADYANSDPAVVKSGRVKKAVANAVQQEVKSLCGLEASCVPTEEVLSMSGESCDSSDEMDTKESINGRAASRKKKSKRHKDVMSCANTPSLPLEDAEGGGGEEYPIDIWLLLASYIRPEDIVRFSLICKKAWTVTCTAAFWTRLYRRHYSLDAYLPLRLRPESMEKLHCLRACVIRSLFHMYEPFAARLSRNPTIPDSTPSTLKNSRCLLFWCKKIVGNRQEAMWEFNFKFKKQSPRFKSKCCKGLQPPIQYEEVHTNPDQDCCLLQITTFNFIFVPIVMGMIFTLFSISVSTDMRHHRVRLVFQDTPVRNGKKPRVEQGVQVVLDPVHSVRLLDWWHPQYPFSPKA, from the exons TGACGGTGGCAGATTATGCCAACTCAGACCCAGCTGTTGTGAAGTCTGGACGGGTGAAGAAAGCTGTGGCCAACGCAGTGCAGCAGGAAG TAAAATCCCTGTGTGGCTTGGAAGCTTCCTGTGTCCCTACTGAGGAAGTTCTCTCCATGTCAGGAGAGTCCTGTGACAGCAGCGATGAGATGGATACCAAGGAGAGCATCAACGGGAGGGCTGCCTCgaggaaaaagaagagcaaaaggCACAAAG ATGTGATGTCCTGTGCCAATACACCCTCGTTGCCTTTAGAAGATGCCgaagggggaggaggagaggaataTCCCATTGACATCTGGCTGCTTCTGGCTTCCTACATCCGCCCTGAGGACATTGTCCGGTTCTCTCTGATCTGCAAGAAAGCGTGGACTGTCACttgcactgctgccttttggACCAGGCTCTACAGAAG GCACTACAGCCTGGACGCGTACCTGCCGCTGCGCCTGCGCCCCGAGTCCATGGAGAAGCTGCACTGCCTGCGCGCCTGCGTCATCCGCTCCCTGTTCCACATGTACGAGCCCTTCGCTGCCCGCCTCTCCAGGAACCCCACCATCCCCGACAGTACTCCCAGCACTTTAAAGAATTCCAGA TGTCTGCTTTTCTGGTGCAAAAAGATTGTAGGGAACAGACAAGAAGCAATGTGGGAGTTCAACTTTAAGTTCAAAAAGCAG TCTCCCAGATTTAAGAGCAAGTGTTGCAAAGGTCTCCAGCCCCCAATCCAGTATGAGGAAGTGCACACAAATCCAGATCAGGattgctgcctgctgcagatCACCACCTTCAACTTCATCTTCGTGCCAATCGTCATGGGCATGATCTTCACTTTG TTCTCCATCTCGGTGAGCACAGACATGCGGCACCACCGCGTGCGCCTGGTATTCCAGGACACGCCTGTGCGCAACGGGAAGAAGCCGCGCGTGGAGCAGGGGGTGCAGGTGGTACTGGACCCTGTGCATAGTGTCAGGCTCCTGGATTGGTGGCACCCACAGTACCCCTTCTCCCCAAAGGCTTAG
- the TMEM183A gene encoding transmembrane protein 183A isoform X3: MAPRGRPAAAAAMPRRGARKRLKFRADDVCSERVTVADYANSDPAVVKSGRVKKAVANAVQQEVKSLCGLEASCVPTEEVLSMSGESCDSSDEMDTKESINGRAASRKKKSKRHKDAEGGGGEEYPIDIWLLLASYIRPEDIVRFSLICKKAWTVTCTAAFWTRLYRRHYSLDAYLPLRLRPESMEKLHCLRACVIRSLFHMYEPFAARLSRNPTIPDSTPSTLKNSRCLLFWCKKIVGNRQEAMWEFNFKFKKQSPRFKSKCCKGLQPPIQYEEVHTNPDQDCCLLQITTFNFIFVPIVMGMIFTLFSISVSTDMRHHRVRLVFQDTPVRNGKKPRVEQGVQVVLDPVHSVRLLDWWHPQYPFSPKA, translated from the exons TGACGGTGGCAGATTATGCCAACTCAGACCCAGCTGTTGTGAAGTCTGGACGGGTGAAGAAAGCTGTGGCCAACGCAGTGCAGCAGGAAG TAAAATCCCTGTGTGGCTTGGAAGCTTCCTGTGTCCCTACTGAGGAAGTTCTCTCCATGTCAGGAGAGTCCTGTGACAGCAGCGATGAGATGGATACCAAGGAGAGCATCAACGGGAGGGCTGCCTCgaggaaaaagaagagcaaaaggCACAAAG ATGCCgaagggggaggaggagaggaataTCCCATTGACATCTGGCTGCTTCTGGCTTCCTACATCCGCCCTGAGGACATTGTCCGGTTCTCTCTGATCTGCAAGAAAGCGTGGACTGTCACttgcactgctgccttttggACCAGGCTCTACAGAAG GCACTACAGCCTGGACGCGTACCTGCCGCTGCGCCTGCGCCCCGAGTCCATGGAGAAGCTGCACTGCCTGCGCGCCTGCGTCATCCGCTCCCTGTTCCACATGTACGAGCCCTTCGCTGCCCGCCTCTCCAGGAACCCCACCATCCCCGACAGTACTCCCAGCACTTTAAAGAATTCCAGA TGTCTGCTTTTCTGGTGCAAAAAGATTGTAGGGAACAGACAAGAAGCAATGTGGGAGTTCAACTTTAAGTTCAAAAAGCAG TCTCCCAGATTTAAGAGCAAGTGTTGCAAAGGTCTCCAGCCCCCAATCCAGTATGAGGAAGTGCACACAAATCCAGATCAGGattgctgcctgctgcagatCACCACCTTCAACTTCATCTTCGTGCCAATCGTCATGGGCATGATCTTCACTTTG TTCTCCATCTCGGTGAGCACAGACATGCGGCACCACCGCGTGCGCCTGGTATTCCAGGACACGCCTGTGCGCAACGGGAAGAAGCCGCGCGTGGAGCAGGGGGTGCAGGTGGTACTGGACCCTGTGCATAGTGTCAGGCTCCTGGATTGGTGGCACCCACAGTACCCCTTCTCCCCAAAGGCTTAG
- the TMEM183A gene encoding transmembrane protein 183A isoform X6 encodes MAPRGRPAAAAAMPRRGARKRLKFRADDVCSERVKSLCGLEASCVPTEEVLSMSGESCDSSDEMDTKESINGRAASRKKKSKRHKDAEGGGGEEYPIDIWLLLASYIRPEDIVRFSLICKKAWTVTCTAAFWTRLYRRHYSLDAYLPLRLRPESMEKLHCLRACVIRSLFHMYEPFAARLSRNPTIPDSTPSTLKNSRCLLFWCKKIVGNRQEAMWEFNFKFKKQSPRFKSKCCKGLQPPIQYEEVHTNPDQDCCLLQITTFNFIFVPIVMGMIFTLFSISVSTDMRHHRVRLVFQDTPVRNGKKPRVEQGVQVVLDPVHSVRLLDWWHPQYPFSPKA; translated from the exons TAAAATCCCTGTGTGGCTTGGAAGCTTCCTGTGTCCCTACTGAGGAAGTTCTCTCCATGTCAGGAGAGTCCTGTGACAGCAGCGATGAGATGGATACCAAGGAGAGCATCAACGGGAGGGCTGCCTCgaggaaaaagaagagcaaaaggCACAAAG ATGCCgaagggggaggaggagaggaataTCCCATTGACATCTGGCTGCTTCTGGCTTCCTACATCCGCCCTGAGGACATTGTCCGGTTCTCTCTGATCTGCAAGAAAGCGTGGACTGTCACttgcactgctgccttttggACCAGGCTCTACAGAAG GCACTACAGCCTGGACGCGTACCTGCCGCTGCGCCTGCGCCCCGAGTCCATGGAGAAGCTGCACTGCCTGCGCGCCTGCGTCATCCGCTCCCTGTTCCACATGTACGAGCCCTTCGCTGCCCGCCTCTCCAGGAACCCCACCATCCCCGACAGTACTCCCAGCACTTTAAAGAATTCCAGA TGTCTGCTTTTCTGGTGCAAAAAGATTGTAGGGAACAGACAAGAAGCAATGTGGGAGTTCAACTTTAAGTTCAAAAAGCAG TCTCCCAGATTTAAGAGCAAGTGTTGCAAAGGTCTCCAGCCCCCAATCCAGTATGAGGAAGTGCACACAAATCCAGATCAGGattgctgcctgctgcagatCACCACCTTCAACTTCATCTTCGTGCCAATCGTCATGGGCATGATCTTCACTTTG TTCTCCATCTCGGTGAGCACAGACATGCGGCACCACCGCGTGCGCCTGGTATTCCAGGACACGCCTGTGCGCAACGGGAAGAAGCCGCGCGTGGAGCAGGGGGTGCAGGTGGTACTGGACCCTGTGCATAGTGTCAGGCTCCTGGATTGGTGGCACCCACAGTACCCCTTCTCCCCAAAGGCTTAG